The following are encoded in a window of Thermodesulfobacteriota bacterium genomic DNA:
- a CDS encoding SIMPL domain-containing protein (The SIMPL domain is named for its presence in mouse protein SIMPL (signalling molecule that associates with mouse pelle-like kinase). Bacterial member BP26, from Brucella, was shown to assemble into a channel-like structure, while YggE from E. coli has been associated with resistance to oxidative stress.) encodes MDKNSNTWIGLTLLGICLAIGIIISSLLVAMTVEKIKIQNQRIQIKGFAEQKITSDLAVWQSRITARSQNLVTAYNNLKQDLQKVLTYLEQKGIDKKDIEVSSVSTIIQYQLTPEGVATNIIDGYVLDQNISITSPNVSQISEIANESTSLIEEGIEFASYTPQYYYTKLDDLKIQLLGEATKNARMRAEQLASNSGSQVGELKYASQGVFQITPVNSTDVSDYGIYDTSTIDKSIKAVVTIEYSIK; translated from the coding sequence ATGGATAAAAATAGTAATACATGGATTGGTCTGACACTCTTAGGCATCTGCTTAGCTATAGGCATTATCATTTCATCACTTCTCGTAGCCATGACAGTAGAGAAAATAAAGATACAAAATCAGCGTATCCAGATAAAGGGTTTTGCAGAGCAAAAGATAACCTCAGATCTAGCAGTGTGGCAGAGCAGGATTACAGCTCGGTCCCAAAACCTTGTTACGGCATACAATAACCTCAAGCAGGACCTGCAAAAGGTTCTCACCTATCTCGAGCAAAAGGGCATCGACAAGAAAGATATCGAGGTTTCTTCTGTATCGACCATTATTCAATACCAGTTAACACCCGAAGGTGTTGCAACCAATATAATTGATGGTTACGTTTTAGATCAAAATATTAGTATTACATCTCCCAATGTTTCACAAATATCAGAAATAGCAAATGAATCAACCTCTTTGATAGAAGAGGGAATCGAGTTCGCGTCCTATACTCCTCAGTACTATTATACAAAGTTGGATGACTTGAAAATCCAACTGCTTGGGGAGGCAACGAAAAATGCAAGGATGCGGGCTGAACAGCTAGCCAGCAATAGCGGGAGCCAGGTTGGAGAGCTTAAATATGCCAGCCAGGGTGTATTTCAAATCACCCCTGTAAACTCTACCGATGTATCAGATTATGGGATATATGACACTTCCACGATCGATAAAAGCATCAAAGCAGTTGTCACAATCGAATACTCAATTAAATAA
- a CDS encoding DUF3828 domain-containing protein translates to MRVLSFSTVLLISCCFYACSKEEPEQTVNKFYRVYLRINSHGIPTEQEQALYSPYISPELSELLKRANEAEQKYKTATKGEVPPLVESDLFTSLFEGASSFKTISCDSKEGSGSCLVEFKYFNPGDSSEFKWKDRVYLVKINRGWVVDDIEYLGDWQFMHKGRLKDLLKEVIEDGNSN, encoded by the coding sequence ATGCGAGTATTATCATTTTCAACTGTATTGCTCATATCCTGCTGTTTTTATGCCTGTTCTAAAGAAGAACCCGAGCAGACGGTAAACAAATTTTATCGCGTCTATCTCAGAATAAACTCACACGGCATCCCTACTGAACAAGAGCAGGCTCTTTACTCTCCATATATTTCGCCGGAGCTATCAGAACTGCTAAAGAGAGCTAATGAGGCAGAGCAAAAGTATAAAACCGCCACTAAGGGAGAAGTGCCTCCCCTTGTTGAGAGCGATTTATTCACCTCTCTATTCGAAGGAGCGAGTTCCTTCAAGACCATTTCATGCGATAGCAAGGAAGGGAGCGGCTCCTGCCTTGTTGAGTTTAAATATTTTAATCCCGGAGATAGTTCAGAATTTAAATGGAAAGATAGAGTATATCTAGTAAAGATCAATCGCGGCTGGGTAGTTGATGACATCGAGTATCTTGGAGACTGGCAATTCATGCATAAGGGTAGGCTTAAAGACCTACTAAAAGAAGTGATTGAGGATGGTAACAGTAATTAG
- a CDS encoding M15 family metallopeptidase: GFDCFSEFAHTENNQLNIEQRVNRLALKAIMEKYGFINLESEWWHFTLKDEPYPDTYFDFVIE; this comes from the coding sequence AGGATTTGATTGTTTTAGTGAATTCGCTCATACAGAGAATAACCAACTAAATATTGAACAACGTGTAAACAGACTAGCGCTCAAAGCCATCATGGAGAAATATGGATTTATTAATCTTGAGAGTGAATGGTGGCATTTTACTCTCAAAGATGAACCTTACCCAGATACATATTTTGATTTTGTGATTGAATAG